From a region of the Parus major isolate Abel chromosome 6, Parus_major1.1, whole genome shotgun sequence genome:
- the LOC107206843 gene encoding uncharacterized protein LOC107206843: MQGQRRGWTPAGGFGSRRLLPAVRPAGSSARADPALSREFRGDFRVAGCPCRRRSVPHHCLSVGLTTWCFFMVMAERGRTKGEIEKPFPEPFHGPGWWSRLEAVADKTRRSFPGSGLPYPLSGAGGGNAPPRAGETSVGSPIPSPGSLPLSIAGAPEQGEQLPPSKRLPSGRRAADSGGWPLGPMRGRQLPALQLWPPSAARGSRGQQQERLAAGAEATVPRHVEEREEPAFPPGTAFFGMGREPAEARLGCLAPQLLPCAGESVGERLREQEKTDLKVQEVRKQWLSLPRQPVLPRRWKTPNLGGKLQYSKH, translated from the exons ATGCAAGGACAGAGGCGAGGCTGGACCCCGGCCGGGGGCTTCGGCAGTCGGAGGCTGCTCCCTGCGGTTCGGCCGGCCGGCAGCAGTGCACGGGCAGATCCAGCCCTTTCCCGGGAGTTTCGGGGTGATTTCAGAGTTGCGGGATGTCCGTGCCGCCGCCGCTCTGTCCCACACCATTGCCTTAGTGTTGGGCTGACCACCTGGTGCTTTTTCATGGTGATGGCGGAACGGGGGAGGACAAAGGGAGAG ATTGAAAAGCCCTTCCCAGAACCTTTCCACGGCCCCGGCTGGTGGTCCCGGTTGGAGGCGGTGGCTGACAAAACCAGGCGAAGTTTCCCGGGGTCGGGGCTACCGTACCCCctgagcggggctgggggcggcAATGCTCCCCCGAGGGCTGGGGAGACGTCGGTGGGATCTCCTATTCCTTCTCCAG gttCACTTCCACTTTCCATTGCGGGTGCCCCGGAGCAGGGTGAGCAGCTGCCCCCGAGCAAGCGCCTCCCGTCGGGCCGAAGGGCAGCGGACAGCGGGGGCTGGCCTCTCGGCCCCATGCGGGGACGGCAACTCCcggctctgcagctctggccaCCCTCGGcagcccgggggtcccgggggcagcagcaggagcggCTCGCAGCCGGTGCAGAAGCAACAGTTCCCCGGCACGTCGAGGAAAGGGAAGAACCTGCTTTTCCCCCGGGCACGGCTTTCTTCGGGATGGGGAGGGAGCCAGCGGAGGCACGGCTGGGCTGCCTTGCTCCGCAGCTCTTGCCGTGCGCGGGGGAGAGTGTTGGGGAACGGCTACGGGAGCAAGAAAAAACAGACCTCAAGGTGCAAGAAGTGAGGAAACAGTGGCTCTCCCTTCCCAGACAGCCTGTCCTTCCACGTCGGTGGAAAACTCCAAACCTCGGTGGAAAACTCCAATACTCCAAGCACTAG